The window ACAAGAATTTCTgctattttcttttaatatttgcAAAACAATTAAAAGTTAGATTCCTGTTTCTGATTCATAAATAATGTTAGAGGTACAAAAATTTGTCAATTATTAGAAAATTAATCAGAAACtgtttgaaaacaaataatttaagTGATTTTTACTGAAACAATTACTGGTTTAATAATTTCACATGTGAGGATttaaagctttttgttttgaatgacagaaaactgCATGTTTGGACATTAGCTGAACAAAAATGCTGAGCAACAGGCTTTTACTTCAGAGAATCACTttgcaaatgtgtttatgtgtaaacAAGGTTTTCAGGGTCACTGGTGGTTTGTGGGCCCCCGGGTGTGAGCATGGCAGCGATTTAAATGACCTCATCTGTGCTTTCAGAGCAGACACTGAGCCACTTGTTGTCTCTTGCCCTGCACCCCCCTCCCGATACGTTCCTCTCCTCTGCCTCAGCAAATTTCCCCTTCTTCCTTTCACCCTCTTCTCTTgtccttttcctcctttttttacCCGGGGATAAAGAGTCCAGCTCACCAGGCGGCCAAGACAGCAGCTGGCCCTGTGCATCGAGTCTGGCCAGCTTCATTAATCATGCATCAACGAGTCACAGTTTGTCAGACAGTGAGTTTTTACGGTATTCAATGTAGAAATGGGTAAAGAGGACTAATGAGTTCTGGTCTTTTCACACCCCAGAAATACAGTATCACTACAATACTTCTACAATATTTCTATGGTTCTTAGTGTTTTTATGAATCCTGTGGTTTTATTTAatcttcttctgtctgtctcgCTTTAGTATAACTTTTAACCTGCtcatacagaaaaaacactgaccggactttatatttttatgacaCATAACCATAAAGATATCTCAGCAGtgatttattgctttttttctgGCACAGTTAAACAGATTTAGGTCAGATTTTTAgatttcatttccatttcaccTGTGAAGGGAATATTTTTCACAGCTTAAGTAATAAATCTGTGCAGCAGTGTTGTTAAATAcattataaaagtacaaaatgtaTTGATTTCATTTGGATAAATGAAgttgacagaaaacaaatgaatttgAAGCTTATGagccttaaaaaaacaaacataaaatgaaattaacttttgtttaactttaaccAGGATTGTGGTGAATTTTAGTAAAAATGTAGGTATTTTAAACAGGTAATAATAAGTTTAATCCTAAACTAGTGAAAGATTGAATGGTTATTGATAGTTTGAGTACAAACAATAGGGCTGAATGTTTCTTGGTCCTGTTGTATCTTTATAcacattaaataattattttgccaGATATTAATTACTTAACTTGATGTTATCTTtctaaataacatttaattctTTTGGGAACTATCGAAATTCGTAACAAAAGAAATGCCTGTAAAAGTTTTAACAACGAAACACTGAACAGATGCTAACTAgcaaaaaaaaactggaaaaaacaacaaaaataagtttttttgtTCTCAAAGTGTTTTCTTACCTTAGCACCAATCTGGTTCCCGCACTGTCCGGCTTGGATATGCACGATTTCCCTCATGACTGCGGGTTTTTTAGTGATTATTTAGTGCTGGAAGTGCAAAGATGCGGAGATAAAGATGTTGACCCGCAGACTGAACCGTGTGTGCGCTGCCCCGGGCCGGAGGGCGGGGATAAACTGGTGGGTCACGTCAATCACCCTGTTCTAACTAATGATTGGCTGGAGTCGCTGTAGCCTCGACGCTGATTGGCTTGACGGAATTTAAAGGGGTTTACATGAGTGAAAAGCAAGGACCGGAAGAAGGAGTGCCGTGTTTTGTCATCAGTGCCCCGTTGGAGCCCCCACGTgaccaagaagaagaacagagtaaaatagaaaataatagaGTCAGAGACGAagtaattaaatacatttacttaAATACTTTAGTACAAGTCTGCATGTTCCATTTACTGCTACTGTATGTTGTTATTTCACCAGTGATGAGAGTACTCtgattttttattaaataaaaatagcaaTACCTCAGAGTATAAAATGTTAGTGTCATAGATATTTACAGTACCAAAAGTAAAGTACTTCTAAATACTGATGCATTAAAATGTGTATCATTTTACTCTAAGAGTAGTGTAAATTCAATTATAACTTGCTATTATAAGGTAAGATAAGACAGTAGAGTAACATGGGCAGGTCAAGAAAACATCAGTACAATGTAATgagataataaaatatatatgccTATGTGTAAAAGAAGTAATAGTACAAGTTCTGCACTGAACACTGTACCTTAAGAagaggtaaataaataaaaagtgatataTATGTAGGCAAATGGCCCCTGACAGCTATTCCTGATACATTAACGTTTAATATTATCATAGGTTTTGAATCTCTCAATGTTCAGCTAACTAAAGCTATAAGGACTAATACAGTGGAGAGGAAGGTATTAAACATAAATTAGCAGAAAATGGAGATACTGAAGTAAAAGTTCTTCAAAGTTGGATCACTCCTTACCTTCGGGACAGgagttattattttaattataaaaacactgaatcaaaCTAGTACACTTAGGAGGAAAACATTGTCCCTATGTCCCAGTCTAAACGGAGGACAGCTCCACATCCCACCACTAGATGGCGGTGTCACACCCGGGCATGCGCAGTAGAAACCCCTGAGCTGCGGCGCTGTTGTATTTACTGACGTTTTCATCTGATACTTAACAGGAATAATCTTCACCTGGCAccagattttatttattctaaccAACACAGGCCGATATTTATCTTCTATCGCCACAGTGTCTAAACCAGCTTGGTTAGTTACTATCCGGTAAGTGCGTGTCGATATTGCGCCTCCATCTACATCCATTCTCGGTTGTAAACAAAAACCCATGGAAAATCGGTTGAATTGACGGCTGGTGGCTCGATTTGTAAGGAATGGTGTTGTACAGATATTTAAAGTGTTCATCATCCCTAACCGGTGgctcaaatgtgtgttttcatttgttctttcGGCTTTTCTTGCAGATTTTACATGCGCAGCATTTGTGTAAATTAGATTTTAGCCCTCCATCACAACCCCTCCCTTCCAATTCAGTCAGACAGCATCAGCCTTTCTCATTTTTAGGGTCCTTATTTTTGAAGATCGGATAAGAGTGTATATGTACAGGAGGTGATGTCCATCTCTGCGTCTGTTTCACACTGATGCCAATGGATTTAGGAACAGAAATCCTTTGTAGATGGAGTATTTGCGACAGAGGGCCTGGGTGACTCtaagtttcttctgtttttagtcTAAAGGAGGATCAGAAAACATGTTCTACACCTGTGGTCCCAACGAGGCTATGGTGGTGTCAGGTAAAATGATGATTTTTATAGTGGCCACATcaacttattaaaaaaaaaaacagtatacatcACATATATACAGATGTCATCATTATGTAGATAAGCTCTATAAATAAGCTTTTGGAAATGACTTACTGAATTCTGAAGGCAAACGTGACCAAAGaagatgttttgtttatggATTTCTTGGTCTAAGCTGATTTAAGACTCATCTCTGCCAGGGTTCTGTCGTTCTCCCCCGCTGATGATAGCCGGAGGCCGAGTGTTCGTCATCCCATGCATCCAGCAGATACAGAGGTAAGTTCTGTGTCTGTTATTTGTCTCCTGCTCCTCACTGATGCTTGTCTGTCTTCAGTTCCTGTTGTTGCTGCACATAACATCTTCATTTACTACTAACCTTTCTGGGGTTTAGCAGACTGACAGAGAACATACTGCaccacagcagcaaaaatacaaattcaAATTGGGAAAGAAACAATAACTTTATACTAATAATAGTGGGATACGTCATAGAAAGATGATTAACACATTTGTGATTATATTGCCACATAGACAATcttctttttaaatgaaggaTATTATCCATATTGTGTCCAGGATACATTTGGATGGTCCAGTGCATGTGCTGCTGCTCTTATTATGGTAACTGTTCAATCCTGCACTCAGTGGTTTAACTCAATACTAGTACACAGCGGAAATGACTACACTTAAATGTGTACCATTAGAGCAGTGGCTAATCAATCAATAatcctcttgtttttttatctgtctTGCTCTGACCCTTTGAAGGATTTCCCTGAACACCCTGACTCTGAACGTGAGGAGCGATAAAGTCTACACCCGTCACGGGGTGCCCGTCTCTGTCACAGGTATAGCCCAGGTGAGTGGGAGTCactgcagaggaaacagaagaatCCTTTAGTGCCTTTAGTGAATCAAGCAGCTTCttgtcaaatgtcaaatactAAACTATCTGTGTCTGGACTCTTACTCATAGTGAACATGGGGAATAAGCCCCTGATGGTGTCAGTGATAATAAACAAGTTGCTGTTTTCTacagatgaagatccagggtcaGAATAAACAGATGCTGGCTGCAGCTTGCCAGATGTTCATGGGCAAGTCAGAGGGTGAGATTGCTCAGATCGCCCTGGAAACACTGGAGGGGCACCAACGGGCCATCATCGCCCACCTGACTGTCGAggttcagtcacacacactctaacaACAGTACAATTACACCTAATACATTCAAGATCATGATTTCTGGCTGGGATAGAGCTTGGTTTTGTTTGGACTCATGACCTTAACTCTCAGGTCACAGTAAACATCTATGTCTTACAGGAAATCTACAAGGACCGTAAGAAGTTCTCAGAGCAGGTCTTTAAGGTGGCCTCCTCAGACCTGGTCAACATGGGCATCAGTGTGGTCAGCTACACGCTCAAAGATGTTCACGACGACCAGGTACCACTTTGCTGTCATCtaccaaaaacacattacacattcctaaaaaacatttcaaaggaAGTCCTGACTGAACACAGCTCCCATCCTCTGTCTCCTTCTGGTGCTCAGGATTACCTGCATTCACTGGGAAAGGCTCGCACAGCCCAGGTCCAGAAGGACGCTCGCATCGGAGAGGCCCAGAATAAGAGAGACGCTGTGATGAGGGTGAGATGTATCACATTGTCTctatcatattttttttctgtgaaggaGCTAAGTGTCTCCTTTCAACACAAAGACCCTCTTTTCACCAGGCACCAACAGGGTTTAATAGCCTGAGGCTTGTGTTTGAGGCTGTCTTGATGATCCTgactgttttcttctctgtttgtctgtttcacttcagtttctgtttcaccACTTACTTTTGTCTAAACCCCTCTGCATTTATCATATTTATACAATATCAAGAATTGTTCTCATTGACTCCCATTTAATCCTTCCTTTCTCtgttcctgtttctctgtgtgtgtgtgtgtgtgtgtgtgtgtgtgtgtgtgtgtgtgtgcaggaagcCCATGCAATGCAGGAGAAAATCTCAGCTCAGTACAAGAATGAAATTGAAATGGCAAAGGCCCAGAGGGACTATGAGCTGAAAAAGGCAGCGTATGACATCGAGGTCAACACGAAGAAGGCTGAGTCTGAGATGGCCTACCAGCTGCAGGTACGCCAGAGTGAACAACAACTGGATTTATCAGCGTCTGGACATTTGGAGGTTGCTTTATCTGTTGACCCTGAACTAGTTATAATGTTAACTTTACATCTGTCCAGGTAGCAAAGACGAAACAGCGTATTGAGGAGGAGAAGATGCAGGTCCAGGTGGTTGAGCGGACGCAGCAGATCACGCTGCAGGAGCAGGAGATCACCCGCAgggagaaggagctggaggcCAAGGTGAAGAAGCCTGCGGAGGCTGAGCGGTACCGCCTGGAAAA of the Mastacembelus armatus chromosome 11, fMasArm1.2, whole genome shotgun sequence genome contains:
- the flot1a gene encoding flotillin-1a: MFYTCGPNEAMVVSGFCRSPPLMIAGGRVFVIPCIQQIQRISLNTLTLNVRSDKVYTRHGVPVSVTGIAQMKIQGQNKQMLAAACQMFMGKSEGEIAQIALETLEGHQRAIIAHLTVEEIYKDRKKFSEQVFKVASSDLVNMGISVVSYTLKDVHDDQDYLHSLGKARTAQVQKDARIGEAQNKRDAVMREAHAMQEKISAQYKNEIEMAKAQRDYELKKAAYDIEVNTKKAESEMAYQLQVAKTKQRIEEEKMQVQVVERTQQITLQEQEITRREKELEAKVKKPAEAERYRLEKLAEAQRLQLIMEAEAEAESIRIKGEAEAFAVEAKGRAEAEQMVKKAEAFQLYKDGAMVDMLLEKLPLMAEEISRPLSEANKVTMVSSGHGEVGAAKLSGEVLEIMTRLPEAMEKLTGVNISQVASRTG